The proteins below come from a single Cololabis saira isolate AMF1-May2022 chromosome 2, fColSai1.1, whole genome shotgun sequence genomic window:
- the rwdd3 gene encoding RWD domain-containing protein 3, with product MMSEAALEEVSVLSSIYCGEGEFHFRQSDQDGLVVQINCSAGAGRGLVLSVVFRLQPDYPAHPPHISVSSTDLSRAQCDGVRQKLQARAAALPPEPMVHQLVQYLQEECVQLSQDPGADTRGTQEREPEEEWTAVLLLDHIRSQNRYVALLERWSVQLQLAGRLLLGPKILLLLQGCRRDVKEFCRRLKTVKVDVDSTGKKCKERMMTVLLEAPSSSGRQGSQQGFSVQSYQSPAELAGSFQELSVSELYQQILPTLRA from the exons ATGATGTCGGAGGCCGCTCTGGAGGAGGTGAGCGTGCTGTCGTCCATCTACTGCGGAGAAGGAGAGTTCCACTTCCGGCAGTCTG ATCAGGATGGGCTGGTGGTCCAGATCAACTGCTCTGCTGGAGCGGGCCGGGGGCTGGTGCTGAGTGTGGTGTTCCGTCTGCAGCCCGACTACCCCGCTCACCCTCCACACATCTCCGTCTCCTCCACCGACCTGTCCCGGGCTCAGTGTGACGGCGTCAGACAGAAGCTGCAGGCTCGAGCTGCAGCCCTGCCCCCAGAACCCATGGTCCACCAGCTGGTCCAGTACCTGCAG GAGGAATGTGTGCAGCTGAGCCAGGACCCCGGAGCAGACACCAGGGGGACACAGGAGAGGGAACCGGAGGAGGAATGGACTGCAGTGCTGCTGCTGGACCACATCCGCTCTCAGAACCGATACGTTGCTCTGCTGGAGCGCTGGAGTGTTCAGCTGCAGCTGGCTGGAAGGTTGTTGCTGGGGCCGaagatcctgctgctgctgcagggctgcaggcGGGACGTCAAG GAGTTTTGTCGCCGGTTGAAGACGGTTAAAGTGGATGTGGACTCGACGGGCAAGAAATGCAAGGAGAGGATGATGACGGTTCTCCTGGAAGCCCCCTCTTCCTCCGGCCGTCAGGG ctcCCAGCAGGGTTTCTCAGTGCAGTCCTACCAGTCTCCAGCAGAGCTGGCCGGGAGCTTCCAGGAGCTGAGCGTGTCTGAGTTGTACCAGCAGATCCTGCCCACGTTAAGGGCCTGA